atgtaatcagttagctaggaacaattagctaggaatagttagcgtggattcttaacaagatttctcatagttaatttgtttgtttctaacaaattttattttgtcaaatgttttctttattatgccacttgttggattctgataagtcaaaattcaaatataaaattgaatgaaaatggttattctgcggtgaacggatacgtatatctgtgattgtaagtaggatagtaagtgactgttgaatcagatttgaaagaatgtgcagtgtaacttattaatgtgaaatctaaatattcctcgggtattacctacccgttaaaatatttttaccattaacagtttgcacaaaagaatttttagttacaatctttatgaaaacatatatacatatatattttcttcagatgtaatcatggatttaatgagttaacataatattaaactcatttagttttcgggtggagctagaataaataatctctaaaactttagagattacatattcgccatgtcgaacgaagataaatgaggtagaacgatacgtggaACGAcgattattctcgaggtacagaatgagatgttgaggcgtgtgatgttgaaacttgggttgttagtggtactggtgttgctggtgctgttactgattgtactgttggtgccggtgatgttgttgaagctggtaaattttgcaccatattctcaaaattgattactcgagcgcgaatctcATTGACTTTTTacattactccaagatgattgtcggtcggaacaaacggatgaataaggtttagaattttagatagaatataatcgtggcgatatattcgggaaatgagtgagaaaatagtatctcgaacaggttcgccggtaagtgcttcaggttcaccgccaagtggtgaatttggttgatggaaaggattaccttctttttgtctccaatgattaagtaggctacgaacccatcagatgaattggttgattcattctggtgacactgctttcggagctcgagtgcaactccatatcggaatagttgtcggaataactatcggaatagttatcggaatctgaggactcgaactggttgagggattcatctcgtacgatcagatgaaggattttcgataagaaatagattataggatgtagattagtaccctgcaatacataatttacttatgcatatataatactaaaatcccatacatttcgaaggaatctacggaagctgtcaagcaaaggtaacaataataaatacgctaagatatgaatttatctatacacagtccatgcaatagaggcagtaagacgtgtctagactttaaggatgataagcaaatgattccttataaatgataagcaggtaattttcgacaaaaatgataagcaaaacttttgacatgcagacacggtcgaagtccagactcactaatgcatcttaacgaaatatcagttagacacactaatgcagacttggttctctaagaccaccgctctgataccaactgtaaagacccgtcctaatccatccggacgaagtccatattgattataaacgattcacaacagttgattacatcgcgaggtacttgaccgctatatgatacattttacaaacattgcattcttttttgaaaagacaatctttcattacatcgaaagttgacaacatgcataccatttcgtaatatatcttactatcattgacttaataataatctcgatgaactcaacgactcgaatacaacgtcttttgaaatatgtcatgaatgactccaagtaataactctaagatgagcaaatgcatagtggaagatttctttcgtacctgagaattaacatgctttaaagtgtcaaccaaaaggttggtgagttcattagtttaacaaaaataatcatttcataattttaatagaccacaagatttcatatttccatttctcataaacatacgtcccatgcatagagacaaaaatatcattcatatggattgaacacctggtaaccgacattcacaatatgcatataagaatatccccatcattccaggatcctccttcggacatgatataaatttcgaagtactaaagcatccggtactttagatggggcttgttgggctcgatagatctatctttagagttcgcgtcaattaaggtttctgttccctaattcttagattaccagactaaataaaaaggggcatattcgatttcgatcattcaaccatataatgtagtttcgattacttgtgtctatttcgtaaaacatttataaaaattgcgcatgtattctcagcccaaaaatataaagggtaaaaaggtaaatgaaactcacctaatgtattttgtagtaaaaatacatatgactatattgaacaatgcatggttggcctcggattcacgaacctatatcatttatatatatatattaacacatataacgataatcgaacaatttatatattattattagtgatgtacttgttatatttaataatttataagttttattaattatttatatattttcattttatatatagaattattaatatagttaagttatgtaatttaagcaTATTTTATaatctttattttaatacttataaaaTTAACAATGTCatttaaaaacttttatttttataatcaatattattttaataataatgatatagataatacttgataatgataataataataataatagttttaatgatatcaacataataatttttgtaaaagataataataatgataatagtttttaataataacaatactattaatgataatcatactaatacttataatgataatatcaataatatttttgttgataatattaataataatactaataatttaaaataatactaatactaatattaaagaagaaaataataataaattttaataataatcttaataattataataccaataataataacaataataataataataataataataatgataataataataataatcataatattcctaatacttagtaatattaatactaacaatactaatattcgataataacaataacaataacaataataagcataacaataataattttaatcataatattaactagtggtaataataatagaattattagaaaaactacctcaatgtgataagccttaaaaaaataaacgcccacgcccaggtttgaacccgcgacctctcgatccTCACAAACACTCCTAAACCATCCAAGCAAAACCGTTTTTCTTAAATTATACCCAAGTCATAAATATTTAACCCGTATAAACCTTCTGTTCTTTATCTTTAATTCGGCACAAAAGTATGTTTCCCAAGTCCAATACTATTTCGGCCCACCAATAGATTCACAGGCCCAACAGGGAAAATTAGGTTTCAGCCCAACAGCAAGCACAAGTCCAACAGTAGGTTTTATTGTTATATAAAACAAAAATAATGTCGTCCCTTagtttcgaacccgtgacctctagctCAACACACAACTCCTTAACCACTGCACCATCTGTTTGTATCTGTCTTGACTAGGATTTTAAAGCTTATTAACTAGTTTCCTGTATTCATTTTCTTCTTCCTAACATCAAATATAATCATCATTATCTCATCACCACTTGCCATTTTATCTTTATTAATATACATCATAATCATTACAAATATCACGTAAttccatcatcaattcatctttaTACGTCCTTTGCCATCATGTATCCATTAAAAAAAATCAAGTGGGTTATATGTTTAAAAAAAGTGGTCGGCTATAAAGAAGGAAAAGAGAACTTgtgcaaataaaaaaaaatgaagtaATAAGAATGGAAAGAAGACAGAACATATGATTTGTATTCACTATAAATCGCTATTTTCATTCATCATCTTAACAGTATCACCTTGTAGGTTGcgattaaaaaaaaaacgaaaacaaCATTAAGCAGTAGCAGGTTGGTGAGGAGATTTCGAATGGAAATAGAAaggaaggaaaaagaaaaaaaaaagaaaaaaagaaacgcAACAGTCGAACATCAAAAGTTGCAGGTATTGTGGGTTTTGTTGAGTGGTTGTTTACAGCTGTTGGAGAAACAGAAACCAGACGTAGCAGCAATAGTTATGGGCGTTGAGGTGTCAGTTGTGATGAGGAAAGTGGTAGCTCGATGGTGGTAATGATCGTATATCAGACCTGAAGTGAGCAACGATAGTTGTAGTTTGGTTTTACCCAAACCGAAACCGTAAATAGAAAACTAGTACTTGGTGGGTGATGGAATAACCAGAAAACAAAAGCAGGTATATAAGTAATGTGTTCAATTTGCGATGTATGTATGTAATTGTGTATATGGGTGGTTTGATGGtaatttaatattgtattttgTGTGTGTCAAACAAGAAGATTGGTGATTCTTTGTTACGTATAgaagagagaggatgagagagagaggATGGCGATATGGTGGTTTAGTGGCATGGGTGGTCAAACTAGTAAACACGTATAGCAACAAAGTAACGAGTATTTTTGGTGGTGGTGATTGAAGATGGTCTAGGGTGGCGGTGTTTGTTGAAGAAGGAGAGGGTGGTGATTTTAAATCTATaatctatgtatataaatataagagatagATAGATATAGGATAATATATCTAGATTTAGATTCGATAGATAGATGAGTGAAACAGAAAGGTgcaaagttaaaataataaaataatataagcagCCTCAAATTTTGGATTACTATATGTCGACATAATAACACGGGTACACAAAAAGCAAACTGATTGATTTGAGCATATTTCACCAAATTAACTATCtttataatttatttttaattaatattaacaattaaaaaaaatatttattattaataataataatacttttaacattaataataataattataattatcataataataataataatataataaattaatattaatacataattattttcattaaaatgaaattttataattttccacatataatatttataaattatttatattacaatattcatCTAACCACTTATTTATTTCAattcattatattcatatatttatttatttacacataattgttcgtgaatcgtcaggcatagtcaaaggtcTGATGATCTcataaaatagttccaacattttgagacgcggtttaataggctttgcttatcgtatcgaaatcatataaagattaagtttaaatttagtcgaaaattccaggGTCATCACAGTTTGATTGTTTGAATGCGATTAATGTGAGTTAGTCAGGTTTGGATGATTGAATTATAACTTATCGAGTATTTAATCGGCTTTAATTGAGAGAATAACTCACATCATTAGTGAATCATCTGAGTGAACACTGCGTTGTGCATCTggttatttgttttatttatttttgcaTTATTAGTGTATTAAACCCCCATTTTACAACAtaaatcttcagaataattattAGTCTTAAAATCTTAAACGCTGCTCCATGTGAACGAATTCGTAATTTTATtataataagattaggtgtgttttacgcacatcaaatttttggcgccgctgctggggagcgGTGTGTCTTAGGATTTTACAAGCTTttggttattcgatcctttcgtggaaACTTGTTTTCACGGAAGTTACTTTTCGTATTTTTATTTTCAGTTTTACGCTTTGGTTTTGTGGTGTTGTGAACGCAGATTAGGTACTTATAACTCTGGAACCTTCTAGAGTTTATCATATACGCAGCAAAGCTAAAGTTGAGCAAGAAATCGCCAAAAGTTTCTCAGTTTTACAttttttatattccggattttaAGTATATTAAGGAAGAGGTTAAGATGGGTGAACCAGCGAGAGGTCAATCCATGGAAACTTTGATGAAAGCCACGAGGGCTGGTAATAGACATGCAATTACCCAACCAGCAGTCGATAAAGATTTTAAGGTTAAAGGGCAGATTTTAAATATGATCACTCACCAGTACCAGTTCAGGGGTAcgccgaaagaggatgcattcgagcatcttcgaaACTTCAAAAGCATCTGTATTTTGTTCAAGATTGCCCAAGTTACAAATACTATTATCTATTTGAGGGTCTTTCCTTGGTCTTTAAAAGACGATGCTAAGGACTGGCTAGAATCATTGCCCGAGGGTGAAATTGACAGTTGGACGGTTATGGAAGACAGATTTTTGCAGCTTTTCTTTCCAGCTTCTAAGGCTGCTAAATTACagagtgacataaatcactttgtaCAGAAGTCAAATGAaacactttatgatgcttggacacggtTTGGTAAAATGCTTTAAAATTGTCCTCAACAAGGGTTGAACAATTTtaataaggtccaaattttctataagTGTGTTAATGTGTCGACAAAGAAGGAAAtcgatattgctgcaggtggttctttgatgaaaaagactccggatgaagCTTACAACATCATCTCTGAAACAGCTACGCACTTATATGATTAGCACCAAGAGATGGATGTTTCTCGATCATCTCCTATTGCTtgtaccgaaactagtgatgaaCTCGCTTCAATTAGAGCACAACTAGCAACTGTTAAAAGACAAATAGAATCGATGACTAAGGAGATGCATGCTATAAGGGTTGGTTGTAAATTATGTCAGAGACCACATCTTACAAAGGATTGTAATCAGACATCTATGGAAGAGCAGATGAATTACTTGGGTAATCAATACAATAATCAGTACTAAGGAGGTAGTTCGGGTTATCAAAGGAACGGACCATCGGGGTTCGTTAATCGAAATCAAAATCAGTCGTATGTTGATAAGGGTCCTTCATTAGAGGAGTTATTGCGGGGTTTTATAATAAAGAGGGATGAAAGTATATCGGCTTTGAGGCAAGATAGTGAATCGACAAAACAACAAGTGAGAAGTCAACATGCctcgatatagaatttgaaatgagATGTGGGGCGTATAACTTAATCGCTAACGGAGATATCACCGGGTGCTCTCCCTTCTAATACGCAAGCTAATTCGAATGTCAATGGGCCACCCATAATAACCACCGAAATGATGTGAAGAATAAAGAGCCTCAAGTTTCTAATTATTTGCAAGTTAATGCTATTTCTGGTGTTGAGGGTTGTGGTTCCGATGAGGTTATTCTGACTTATACTTATAATGGTGTAGACTGTTGGATTCGAGTTAGTGATATAACTCCCGCGTATGGTATGGTAATTATTTGATGAGTTTGATGACGGAAAATTCTTCTAGTTCGGGTAATCAAGAGTCAGAAGTTAACAGTGTGGAGACTACCGAGTCTCTTGAGTTTAGTATAAACAATGTTAGTGAAATTGAAGTGGAAGAGGAGGTGAAACCTTCACTTAAATTGAAAGTTTACAAGCCTCTCATTCCATATCCAAAGGCTATTCAATCCAAGCAACCATAGGACACTGTTTGTAAttctattaatactaatgataatatttgtacgcatgtacctttggttgatgttcttgcaggtatgcccaattatgggaaatttttaaaagatttaatggcAAAGAAGGGTGAGCATGAGCAGGTAACCTCCGCATTTCTTGaagcggaatgtgctactattttgGAAAAGAGTGATATGCCACCAAAGTTAGGTGATCCCGGGCCATTCATAGTGCCCTGTAGAATTGATGACTCTAAAATTTTTAGGTGTTTAACTGATTCAGGTACGAGTATCAATCCTATGCCGTTGTCTATTTATTCACGTTTGTGTTTAAATGAACTTAAGTTGACTAATACTGGAGTTAGGTTGGTTAACCAGTCAATTAGTAAAcccatagggattgctgaaaatttGGTGGTTAAGGTAGGTGAATTAGAGTTTCTAGCAGACTTTGTAGTTGTTGATATGCCGAAAGATAAAGTTGTGCCGATTGTgttaggtagaccatttttagcaactgcaggTGCACTCACTGACTGGAGAACTTGTAAATTAATTTTAAGGGATAGGGGTAAAACCTTAAGCTTTCAGACTAAGTTTAGTGTTAAACGACCCCCCCACACCTATAGATTCTGTGAATGTAATTACTAGTGTTGAAACTGAAGCTAGTAAACCGAATAAATATGGAGGAATGGTAGAGGAAAAGCTTGTTAATACGCCCAAGGATAGTGTTATTGATAAATCCATGAGAAAGTTGTATAATCGGGTTAGGTATTCAATGTCTGAGAAAGATGAGCATGTTAGGAACAGATTGGTGTCAAATCTTTCTAGAAAGGAAAAGGTTAGGAAGTTGATCAAGGAGTCAAAGATAGCAGATGTTTGGCTATTAAATGCGATTGGGTATAGGAATTCGATTAAAGGTTCCGATGGGTTGGAGGATGGAACCGCATACCATCCGGACATCAGTTGAGAAGGAATAGGAGTCAAATGCGCGACTCCGGAATTAACATCGCACAACCTTGTAAAGTTTTAAGCAATTCTTTTCATttatattgcattcattttaaaaccatAAAACCCatcaaaatgataaaaaaaaaattaaaaaaaaataaagctgGTGACTGGATCGCGGCCAGAACATAGGGTATCGCTACCGCGATATATTTACAGAAATTAGAGTTTCAGGAACAAGCTCGATTGCGACCGGGATACACCAGATTTCGGCCGCGATTCAGGTGTCCGAAAAAACTGGTACCAGATACAAGGTTGATCGCGACCGGGATTACTTCAGCTCCAGACCAAAATGCGTTTTTCCTTTTATATGCTCTTTGTTTGAGAGTATTTTTTATTTCTTTGGTTTATAATTCGGATAACTGTATTTGATATTCTTAAACTATGTacttggataatttgatgaggCGTTTCGGTACCGCGGCGGTACCACCCCATCATTTGCATGCGTGGTTTTTATGTTATTCGCAGCTTATGATGTTTTGCATGCTGTtaattttcaaagactagcattaattTCAGCGACTTATATTGCATTTGATGATTATTGTGTGATTGATGttcgagtggatgccgatgttcttatgctggcagtaagttcagctctATCCTGCACCGTCTCTCCATGATCTTCGAATCTAAAAATCTGGGtttctttttatttttcctttttcactattgtcctctcgaatttatctttGATTATCAGATTTCATGTAAataagggcattacatgatcttaagtgtgggggaagATAAATCCTCGCGGACATTTGTCGCCAATTTGAAAATTTTATGAACTTTTTGAGTAAGTTTTTGTTAAAgataaggaagcaaagtcttccaggattttaaaaattcaaattgtaggatgattcaagtccatccataAAGGAAGTTGAGTCTTTTGAatgcccgtcttacttggtgtaggagacttcctaatctacatcatttcatactgacattaGTTAATGTAtcatttcacgatgtattacactgatgtatcgtactgtgggaagaggagcctcgagCTTCAACATGTGATCTCTTCTTAATGAAGAGCAATGGCTTTGtgttagtgttgctagacaacacacgccatggtCAAAAACCATGGTAACCTTTTTAAAATACGggaatgtagtatctgcttcctacattttcttaaaactagcataaaagctagatgcgtgggaagtggggtccaaggaccttaaataaaattaatcaagtgtttaaacacttccgggagaatcgagtcctcccatgttgtttttaggaagtaaagtcttccgaaacttGTAAGTAAATTCTTGCaagttaagttgagtctcaaaagaccattgcttgaaagtaaagtctttcaggtgtCGTGCAATAGACCCCCCGAAATATTTACACCCAAGGTAAGTTGTCTTCCCATCGCCTTCGAATCGGGAGGTAGTTCATCCTAGATGATATACTGGGTTGGCAGTTACCCGTGCGGCTGTCCCAAAACCGGGATGGCTTTGAAAGCATATAGCCTTTAAACCTATAAAATACCAGGAAAACTTGTTTTGTGTAGAAACTTTACTTGTTTTCCCGttcttaaaatataaaaatggttttctaaaggtCATGTTTTCCGCAAGGCCAAATTTTTCTTGGTTCCGCACGTAGTGTTCTTGATTCGGGGTATTGAAGCTTTTGGGTAATCACGATTTCGATTTTGGAATATTATATTTGATTGAAGACTTGAACCTTGCACTTGTATTTGAAGACTACACGATATGGAATTATTGCTTTTGAAGGTGATATCGGTATGTCTTGATTCTATAATTTTTGAAGACTTGTCCAAGTATGTTTGTTTCCACATTTGTTGATATTATCTGAagatagacttgcttgaggacaagcaaggtttaagtgtgaggGATTTGATATCGCTCCAATTACACATATATTATATCGCGATATCGggtatttattgttatttatttgcgAAGACTTGAAGACTTTTGCGGGTATTTGAGAGAAAATGATGACTTTATCTTGAGAGGTCTTTGGTTTAATGTTTTGGTTGGTTTCGGCAAAATCTTAGCTTCATATAAGCTGAAAATAAGATTAAAtacgagaaaaaatgaaaaatTGCTGAAGGGGTGCGAATCGCGGTCACGATAGAGGTAATTGCGGCCGTGATTCATTAACAGAACATGTGTTTTCTAAAGCTGAGCTCATTCAGGTGGCAACTCCCCTATTTCGGTCGCGATCCGCCTATTGCGGCCGTGATACGGGGTCGGTTTGCTGAATTTTATGTTACACTATAAATAGAAGGGGTTTTACCCCAAATTAGGTTATGCAGCTTTTATCTACGACTATCAGAGGTTTagaggtgtgacgacccgaaaatttccgatcaaatttaaacttaatctttgtataaataatgtttctgacacgataagcaaagtctataaagttgaatctcaaaatttttgaactaattttatatattcaattacccttcgaccactctcgacgattcacgaaacattaattatatatatatatatatatatatatatatatatatatatatatatatatatatatatatatatatatatatatatatatatatatatatatatatatatatatatatatatatatatctgtatgtgtgtgtgtgtgtgtatgtgtgtgtgtaataaattaagaaatgttaataaaacattaaacgatatgattgatatgaaaataatgAAATACATTATGATTTAGAAACATTAACGAAAtgttaaacgtataacgttatacttatgtGTTTTAGATAAATATCTAAGTAATAAAATGTGATATGTAAGATGTGTTTTAAAACTttaagattaataaaaatattattaacttttaatataaggatatataagaggtttcaaatttatttagtaatCAACGAGAACACATTCGTTTGATATTAGACTATGATTAGACAAAGTTAAATACGAAGATTCGAAGACGTATAACCAACACGTTCAAATGTACAGATTATACACTCCTGAAtgataatatatatgttttataacgtggtaaaatataatataaacttaaatttaaaatgatttgttataaagacttaatatattattaaatgtattttaataaataacgagaaggtaatttaaagaagcaaatgaccaaaacactcaaacgtacaagatacacttcgggtaatatagttattagtaatgtaagtctatattttgacaaaggtacgagtcacgaaacgtagaatgcaagttattaaagcatacaaagtaacgttcgaaaaaccggaaccaggacataagtcgggcATAAACGTCCAAGTCATCGGAGCTAAATTTGTAAGTCACCTatacacgtgaatataatataatatatatgtaattaatataaattatataaattatacatatattataaaaatatgtcgacgaactatcAAACAAATACAATGTGAGCTGTAATttagtcccatgcgatcgcatgggaatgtgtctagtaagccatgcgatcgcatggctgttggTTCCAGCAAATGTCTATAAAACGAATTCGATTTCATTCCAGTTTCATTCACTCAATTTACTTcgtatcatttaaattatttatattattattattattattattattattattattattattattattattattattattattattattattattattattattattattattattaagattaatattattattaatcttattattattagtagtattagtattattattatttatacataaaatactacgacgaggttctgctcgcatgttttcaaaacgggtttttcgagtgggatagagctaaggaaattatgagttatagctacggaggttatgggtattacttgggggttatgatcatgagtcaaaggtcaacctagcgtttatcatctccgttgcatctacgtactttcctacaatattgaatcacaatattgatacgttgagatcaacgattactttgcattccgagtttcggtcacatttcggtgaataaatttatgtgctgctaaggcgagtttcatttgctccctttttacttgcttttgcaatctatatttttgggctgagaatacatgcactttattttaaacgcaatggacacaagtacatacttaattttaCAATGAGTTTGAACCAATAATCCCGtagctttggtaattagtaactggcggttataagaactggtgggcggagtagttatatatggatccatatgaaatgtcccgttcttattgattaaaaacgttccatattaattgatttcgttgcgaggttttgacctctatatgagacgttttttaaagactgcattcattttaaaacaaaccataacctttatttcatcaataaaggtttaaaaagctttacgtagattatcaaataatgataatctaaaatatcctgtttacacacgactattacataatggtttacaatacaaatatgttacaacgaaataagtttcttgaatacagtttttacacaatatcatacaagcatggactccaaatcttgtccttatttaagtatgcgacagcggaagctcttaataatcacctg
This window of the Rutidosis leptorrhynchoides isolate AG116_Rl617_1_P2 chromosome 7, CSIRO_AGI_Rlap_v1, whole genome shotgun sequence genome carries:
- the LOC139859459 gene encoding uncharacterized protein, which translates into the protein MGEPARGQSMETLMKATRAGNRHAITQPAVDKDFKVKGQILNMITHQYQFRGTPKEDAFEHLRNFKSICILFKIAQVTNTIIYLRVFPWSLKDDAKDWLESLPEGEIDSWTVMEDRFLQLFFPASKAAKLQSDINHFVQKSNETLYDAWTRFGKML